The genomic region CGGAGACTCGAACTCCGAACCAATTGATTAAGAGTCAACTGCTCTACCAATTGAGCTAGTGACCCATGTGGGTACTTTCGTACCTGTGCGTCACAACAGAAAAACCGTTTGAGATGGTGGGTCACCGGAGACTCGAACTCCGAACCAATTGATTAAGAGTCAACTGCTCTACCAATTGAGCTAGTGACCCACACGCTCGACGCAGGTGTGTTTATAGGGAAAACGCCCCCCATCGTCAAGCGTTTTTTGCCGAAAAAAATTATTTTTTCTTCATAAAAAAACAAATATCATATTATTTCAATATATTATATACGTCATTTTCAACAGCGGCCGGTCTTCTGGGCACAGGCTCTCGCCAGTCTGCGCACGATATGGCCGATGGTCATGGCGCATACTATGCCTGCCGCGATGGCGGAAGCCAGCAGCAGCGTATAGAGTATCTGCTGAGAAAAGGCGCTCCATTCACCGTTCACGGCATAGCTCATGGAGCGGTACAGCGAGGCTCCGGGCACCATGGGAATGGCGGCGGGCACCAGAAACACGGTGGACGGCGTCTTTTTCAGCCTCGCCATGGGTTCCGAATACAGGGTGAAGCACGCGGAAGCGAAGAAAAAGCGTATCACATCGCTGTCGCACACCGCTCCGAGGGCGAGATATGCCGCCCAGCCCAGCATCCCTCCGAGTCCCGCCCAGAAAAGCCGCGCCGCCTGCACATTGAAAAGCACGGCAAAGCCCACGGAACCGCTGAAGGCCGTTACAAGCTGTATGAGAGCATCGAGACTCATGGCATTTACCATATAAGCGTGGGAAGAGCGAAACCGAAGGCGATGAGCGCGGCCAGCAGAAAGGCATTGCAGAAACCGAGCAG from Mailhella massiliensis harbors:
- a CDS encoding threonine/serine exporter family protein, which gives rise to MSLDALIQLVTAFSGSVGFAVLFNVQAARLFWAGLGGMLGWAAYLALGAVCDSDVIRFFFASACFTLYSEPMARLKKTPSTVFLVPAAIPMVPGASLYRSMSYAVNGEWSAFSQQILYTLLLASAIAAGIVCAMTIGHIVRRLARACAQKTGRC